TTTATTCTCAACAAAGGAGCTCAGTTAACAATGTCTGGGCAGTTGGCAGGAAAGACCTCAAAGGGCTCAATTACTCCCTCACCCCGCAGTACAGTGTCACATTAAATCTCTTGGATTACAAAGATTGATCACCTGCATTTTCAGAAGCATGGGTTCCTGGAGTAATGTGGACATCCACCTAGAATAAGAAGAGCTCAATATTAGACATTAAAGCTCATGTGTTATCTTGAAAAGTATATTGCAGGGGAATGTGTTTGCTGCAGTCATTAAACAGCATTATGAGCAAAGGCAACCTTTATGAAATCCCCTTCCTCCATTATAAACATCAACTAATACAGTGCCCTGTACCAGTGCCAAATGTTTGAAGAAGGGGACCCGTTAGTCCCGCTATCTGTCCAAACTCACCTGACATTAGTGCAAGGTGGAACTAGTATGATTTCCTATAACATTTCTACAAAGATGCAGATTTGCACTAACCATCAAGCCAACTCCTTTTCTGTGGATTATCCAGACAGGTAACATGCAGACATTGTCTGTAGGTTAACTGACACACAGAGCTTACCAGACACACATCCTCATAACTAATACAAGCAGAATACCAGCTAAACTAGCATAAACTTAATTATCAGGCAGATAGCATGATTGAACACTCaaatttactctctctctctctctctctctcagattgCTAGCTAACTTACCCAGATttctgtgtacatttctggtctccATGTTATTAAAAAATGGAGAAATTGGAGCATGTGTGAGAAAGTTGAGAAGGACGATACCAGAAAGGTGAGAATGGGCCTTGTCTGAAGAGGATTAAAGGCCAGGTCTCTCCTGTCTTGGAAATAAATGAGGGTTGAAGGGTGAACTAATACAATCTTTAAATTCTGACATGTTTTATCTTGTTGAGAAGAGCATGACTGGAGGCCATCAATGTAAGATAGTCAccaagagtcatacagcatggaaacagactgttcggcCCAatctgtccatgttgaccaggtatCCTCAACTGAACTAtctccatttgcctgcacttcacCCATATCCAGCTAAATGTTTCCACGCATAACtcccctgtccaaatgtctttcaaatgttgtaactgtaccagcctctgacaccccattccatacatgcaccaccctgtgtgtgaaaaagctgtccgtcaggtccctttaaatctttcctctctcaccataaacctatactctccagttttggactctcctaccctgggaaaagacttgaactattcaccttatttatgtccTTTGCgaatttataaacctttgtaaggtcacccctcagcctctgatgctccaggaaaaaacatcccagcctactcatcttcaaaccctccagtcctggcaacatccttgtaaatcttttctgcacccattccagtctagcaacatctttcctatagaaggcaaccagaattgaacacagcattctaaaagtggcctaaccaatatcctgtacagctgcaacatgacgtcccaactcttatactctaggcataaggagggaggaagtgttgggtattcaaAAAGGCATGaaggacaagtccccaggtctggatgggatctatcccaggtaaCCGAGAGAAGCGAGAGAGgacatagctggggccttaacagatatctttgcagcatccttgaacatgggtgaggtcccagaggactggagcattgctaatgttgtccccttgtttcagaagggtagcagggataatccaggtaattatagaccggtgagccagatgtcagtggtagggaagctgctgagaagatactaagggataggatctattcccatttggaagaaaatgggcttatcagtgataggcaacttggttttgtgcagggaaggtcatgtcttacaaacctaatagaattctttgacaaaacgacaaagataattgatgagggaagggctgtagatgccatatacattgattttagtaaggcacttgataaggttctccatggtaggctgatggcaAAGGTGATGTCGCATGGGGTCCAtgatgtactagctagatggacagGGGACAGGCTGGGCAACAGGGGATATAGTAGTAGTgggagggagtttctcaaaatggggacctgtgaccagtggtgttccacagggatcgtgCTGGGAccgctgttgtttgtgatatacataaatgatttggaggaaggtgtaggttgccacTTTGGCAagtttggtggagtagcagatagtgaaggggactgtcagagaatacagcagaatatagatcgattggagagttaggcagaaaagtggtagatggagttgaatccaggcaaatgcgaggtgatgcattttggaagatccaatccGAGAGCaagctatacagtaaatggaaaagttctGCGGAAAATTGATGTAgagcgagatctgggtgttcaggttcattgtttcgtgaaggtggcaacacaggtcaataaAGCAATCAAGAGGGCATGCTTTCTGACATCagacagagtactgagtacaagagttggcagagttagagttgtataagactttggttcggccacatttggaatactgcaaacagttctggtctccaagctaccaaaaggatgtggatgctttggagagggtggagaggaggttcaccaggatgtcgtctggtatggagggtgccagctatgatgagaggttgagtagattaggattattttcatcagaaagatggaggttgtGAGGgccttgattgaggtctacaaaatcatgagaggtatagccATGGTGGATAGTAAGaagcttttccccagagtggaggactcgattactaggggtcacgagttcaaagtgagaggggaaaggctcACGGGAGATAtgagtggaaagttctttacacaggggGTAGTGGGtgcttggaacacattgccagtgtAGGTGGTAGGGTCAGgaatgatagtgtcatttaagatgtatctagacagatacatgaatgggcagggagcagagggatacagatccttagaaaataggcggtAGATTTAGGTAAAGGATCTGGATtgacgcaggcttggagggccgaagggcctgttcctgtgctttaattttctttgttctttgtttaatgCTCTGTCCAATTAAGGCAAGCGTTCCGAATGCCTTCTGTCTACCTGcaacgccactttcaaggaactatgtatctgcacccctgGGTTCCTCTGTTTAATTACTTTCCCCAGGTCCCTACCAATAACTGTatatcctgccctgatttgtcttaccaaaatgcaacatctcacatttaaactccatctgcccattggcccagctgatcaggATCCTGTTATACTccaaggtaactttcttcactgtcgactataccaccagttttgttgtcatctgcaaccttactaaccacacctcctatatacccatccaaatcaaacagtgaacccagcaccagtTTTCGTGGGATACTggtggtcacagacctccaactGGCTACTAAAGAAATTTAACAGAGAATTCCGAGGAAACTTCTTTGCCCAGTgagtgatgagaatgtggaacttgcaaTCACAAGAAGTGGATGAAGTGAACAGTACAGCTACATTTAAATGAAAACAAGACAAATACACAGAAAGAATGGAAAGAGAGATACACTAATCCAACTGAATATCGATAGGTGGGAATGAACTCATGTGGAACTCTAAAACAGCATGGCCTGGTTCTGTCTTGTAAATCCTGTGCAATTACCATGTAATTAACTAGGCACTCCCAagttacaacacacacacacacacacacacacacacacacaaaacttaAGGTAACAGCACACTATGAGATTACAGGTAACCAAAATCTCAGGGatgtgatggcctaatggtatcaCCATCTGGATTCATATTCTGCcctggcagatgctggaatctgaattcaataaattaaagagtctaatgatgacataAAACCATTGTTGATGGTTAGGAAAaagctatctggttcactaatatcctttagaggTGGAAgctgcctggtctggcctacacctgactccagatccacagataTTGCTTTGATTTGTGCTGTAACTGTGttctggacaattaaggatgggcaataaatgctaggctggccagtgacaagcatatcctgtgaatgaatttaaaagagAAACCCAATCGGATTACAAAGTAATTAACATACACTGACAGATTACCAAGCAAACAACACATTCTCAACCTGCCAACAGActgactgctcagatactgaagcagttcatgtttggtttgaattttaaggagaggctggataggttgggatttctttccttggagcatcagaggctgaaggctgacattatagaggtttataaaatcatgaggggcatagataaagtgaatagagAAGATGTTTTTCCCCCAGAGTAGGGaaggccaaaactagagggcataggtttaaggtgataagggcaaagtttaaaagggacttcaggggcaacattttcacagagggtaATGCATGTTTGGGTGAAGCTGCTGGAGGTAGTGATAGAGACGGGTACAATTATGTCATTTAAgggatatttggacaggtacatgaataggaaaggtttagagggatatgggctaagcacaagaaaatgggacaagttcagtttaGGATGCCTGTtgaatgagttggatcgaaggatctgtataacttccacgctgtatgactctgtaaatgTAATAAGATCTGAATAGTAAATATCCAAgtaaatttggcatgacagtgaatacccttgccaacttttataggtgcgccatcgagagcattctgtctggatgtatcagtacctggtatggcaactgtaccattcaagatcggagacggttacagagagtggtgaactctacccacacaatcacaaaggccaacctcccatcgataGAATCCTTCTACCAGGCCtgatgtcaaggaaaggccaccaacaTTCTCACAGATCCATTACTACTTGACAACGGTTTTCTACAACCGccaccattggggagaaggtacagaagcctgaacacacgcagcagccagtttcaaaacagttgctACCTACCTGTTGTTAGAATAATGAATcgactcaaactcttaacatttgcctgtacctgtgttttggtttttgctgctgtttacctattatttactatctatgctacttaactctgtgatctgcctgtattgctcacaagacaaagcttttcactgtgcctcggtacacgtgacaatcaatttAAGCcaagcttggactgacaagtagcaaataccattcatgccacacaaatgccaggtaataaGAAAACATTTAACGATcgcttcttgacattcaatgatgttaccgtCAATGAATGCCCCACGGTCCACATCCTGGGAGGATTACCACTGAGCAGAAATTCAAGTGGACTTGCCACAAACTGGCTACAACAAcaggtcagaagttaggaatactgcggcaagtaactcacctcttgactccctaTCTACATCCatctttccaccatctacaaggcataagtcaggagtgtgatggattactctccatttgcctggatgggtgcagctccaacaccactcaagaagcttgacaacattcaGGATAaagcttgattggtaccacagccacaaatatccactccctccaacaccaacacttcagtagcagcaatgtgtatcattgcaaaaattcacaaagatgcttagacagcaccttccaaacacacaaccacttccatctagaagaacaataGCAGctgattcatgggaacaccacctccagcaagctcccctccaagccactcaccatcctgacgtggCAGTTTCTTCACagccattgggtcaaaatctttaaattccttccctaagggcattgtgggtcaacctacagcacatggattgcagcggttcaaggaggaagctcacccccaccttctcaaggggcaactagggacagacattaaatactgggccagtgatgcccatgtctcatgaatgaataaaaaaacactcAGAACATCAGATAATTATATATACTCAATCTACCAGATACCTAACATACACACAATTGCTAGATAACTAAAATACATAGATTTCATCAAGTAACTATCATACACACAAATTACCAGATAGTTAATACAGAGGGCAGATAATACACACTCACAGGTGACCAGGTAACCAACTCTCACCTTGAAGCGTGCAGGCAGCGAGCGCAGCAACTTGACTTTAATGGATAAGCCAATCAGTGTAGCCATACTGCAGTGAGGAATGGTAGGTGTGAAGGCCACTGATACActgttctcatggtcaaccacCTGGTGTACAGACAGGAAAATCAACTTCACTACAGCAAACTGGCAAGTATAACAATAAGCACACTggtagatgaagtataatgtggggaaatgaggGGTTCCAAAAAAATGACTTTTTAAAGGTATAAAACTTTGAAATATTGATGTTTAGAGAGACATAGATACATTCACACAAGAAAAAAGTTAGAATTTAGTACGGTACAAGCATTAAGGAGGCAAATAGCCTAGTGTCTTTCACTACAAGAGAACTGGATATCAATAGGACATTTTGCTATAATTATATGGAGCTTAGCAcagaccacacctggaacatTGCAATGTTTTAGTGTATATTTTTAAAGGAAGAATATTCTTGCAGTAGCACAGCAAAGGTCCATTAAACTGGTAACTGGGAATAAGAGGTTATGAGGAAAGGGTGAATAAATTGGGCCTGTGTTCTCAAAGTTGGGGTGTTCTGATATCTTTCATTATATTGAAGGCCGATTTTCAACCTGTCAGGGAACCAAGGGATGTGcacaggaaattggagttgaggttACAATCAAATTAACTGTGATTACTACTATTGGATTGTATCTACCCAACTGAAGGGGCAGACAGGGTCTTGGTTTAAAGTCTCATCCAAAAGATGGAACCtttggcaatgcagcactccctcagtcctgcattggcAGTGTCCGCTTGGATTGTGTGCCGAAGACTCtggctgggacttgaacccatcaggtaaaagtgaggactgcagatgctggggagatgaaaagtgtggcactggaggagcacagcaggtcaggcagcatctgtgaagcaggagatttgtgatgaagggcttctgcccaaaacgtcaaagcttctgcttctcagatgctgcctgacctgctgtgctcctccagtgccacacttttcaacttgaaCCCATCACCCCACTTTGTCCCACAAGAATTTCAGTCCCAAGAGTCTGGTTTAACACCAAGCAATTCGAGTTACCTAAACCACACCGATGTGGAGAATTACTGGACACAGCTTAGCTCCTGTacatgttctgcaaagcagtctcACGTGGCATTTTCCAGTGTTTCCTCAGTTCTAGCCATATACCCCCAGAATACAGGGAAACATCATATTTCATCACAATTGATATTTTCATTCATCTCCTCCCATTCCTGACCTCTCGCAAAGTACTGCCACACAATGGGGTTATGACAATCTGGGTACTAATTACTaccaatatttcaacagtgactactcttcacatacacacagatggaGTGAGCCCACAATGGTCTTGTTTCTGGGCTTATTTACCCACTGACTCACAGCTTTCTCTTGGGTACTGACCCAAACCACAGCTTTTAAGAATCGACAGGCACACCCCTTCTGATTTCTTGAGTGAAGTTTAGTTGCTTGAATCCATCCTTATTATCCTAATTATATTTTGAAACCATCTCAGCCCTGAAAGCATACTTACATTAACTCGAAGCTGTTCCACAACATTCAATTCCTCCAGACTCAGTGGGTGCTCTGGGTCATTGATCGATCTGATTAGatgtaaatacattaaggaaagtTTCCACAGCACACTGCATTAAAAACTTTCACTCAAGGCGTGCTGCTTGGAAAAAAAAGGACACCCCTTTATTAAACTCAAGTGAATGGGATAGAGTAGGAACAGGTTAAGGATGAAAAAACAACTGAAATCGCCCTCCTCAAAAGACAGTCAGAAGTAATACgctaccaggttatagtccacaggtttatttgaaatcacaaggtttctccttcatcaggtgaaggagcagcactgagAACTTGATATCAAATACTGTAAATGTGTtcgactacaacctggtgttgtgtgacttcttaCCATGTCCACCCCAggtcaacactggcacctcaacATCCTCAAAACATGTACCTAGTTTGAATTGTCCAAAACACAGAGGAGCAAGTAGCTGGTTAAATACacagaagagtcatattggactcaacaTTAACCgtcttttctctctacagatgctgccagacctgttgagtttctccagcactgcttAAACACACACcttgaggactgcagacgctggagatcttatctctccaccttggagGGTCCCAGCTGCAATCTTGAtgaagaaacgtcgattctcctgctccttggatgctgcctgacgtgttttcccagcaccactctaatcttgacattggaggtcagagtcgagtgtgtggtactaggaaaagcacagcaggtcaggccgcatccgaggatcaggagatcgacgtttcgggcataagcccttcgtcaggaatggacACCTTGTCCATCACCTCCCAGAGCCTACAATCCCTGTAGTCACCCTGCTCTTCTTCTGTACACCCCCTGCTCCTGATCCCCACAAACCCCTctcctggtgttctctgtgttcaCATCCACATGACTCCGGGGTGGAAGTGTCCACTGGGGAGAGGTGTAGGGGGTAGGGAAGGAGAGGTGGAAGTGTCcactggggagtgtgggggggttggAAGTGTCCACAGGGAGGGGAAGAAGAGAGGTGGAAGTTTccacttgggggggggggggtggaaatgtccactggggggggggggggggagaagagaggtgGAAGTTTCcactggggagggggagagaggtggaAGCGTCCACTGGGGAAAGGGGAACATCCAGCCCCggtacagggacagggacagggcggGGACCCACTTCATAGCCGGTTTcccccgggggtggggggaggggacaaccCGCGGCCTACACCCTCTCAAGCCCCAATCCTGCGGCTCGGTTGTACACCCCCCCCCCGGTCCCGGATATCAAAGATCTCGCGGTTGTCGATGGTGTCCACcgcctcctcctcctgctcccggGCGGTGAGAGGCCGCTCCGAGCTTCTGCCGTAAATCAGCGGGTTCGCGTTCTCCAGCCGCGCTCCGGCCGCCATGACACCCCCCCTCAGGCACGCACTTCCGGCTCCGGGTCAGAGGGCACCGACCTCCACCCAGGGGCGGGGCTCCGCGTCTCCATGGAAACCGGAAGGAGCCCGTTCGGCCCATCGGCTCGCTGCCAGCCGAACGCCAATGTCTAACCCCCGGAGGTTGCAGGGTTTATCGAAGTGGGTTTTGAACACGCCCCCAGGTTCTGTGCCTCCCTTTTTTGTTCCAAGTCTCCCCCAGGGAACAACAGggccaggccattcggcccatcataaCCTTCCTTGACAGTTGATATATTGTGGCTAGCCCTAACTCCCcttctctgcccccacccccccccccccccccattgcctTGACTCATCGTCTCTGGCGGACCCTCTCGGACGAGGGCTGACTCTCAGGTGGTAGTGCActgacccaccccccccccccccccgtacccTGGTCGGTTGGCAGCGTTGGGCTGGGCACGCCGTCCGCATGACCGAGACGGGACTCCCCAAGTGGGCGCTCCACTCCCAGCTCCGAGGGCGGGCAGAGGGGGACGCTTCAGGGATGTCCCTTCAAGGCCGCCACCCCCCCGTTGCCCGACCcgtgaagtgcagcattcccaccaaCACCCTGGGAATCGCTGGCCCAAAACCcgccaaagtggaggaggagcaggaTCCGGGAAGGCGTGGAGCACCTCGAGACTTGACGTCGGGAAGAAGTGGAAGCCAGGAGAAAACAGCGAAAGGAGCGtgcctcctcggatgctgcctgaactgctgtgctcttccagcaccactaatccagaatctggtttccagcgtctgcagtcattgtttttacctcgttgattttaaccctactgcgaatcctcttgcaaggatgcctgccttgaagaagttttcctcctctctctacaagaatctcagggagtccctctcccactgcaactcccaggtcatttcctctgtcctgaagctcttccggacttgtcctacctgcctgtctccttttccacctatccactccaccctctcctccctgacctatcaccttcatcccctcccccactcactcattgtactctatgctactttctccccacccccaccctcctctcgtttatctctccacgcttcaggctcactgcctttattcctgatgaagggcttttgcctgaaacgtcgatttcactgctcctcagatgctgcctgaactgctgtgctcttccaacaccactgatccagaatctggcttccagcatctgcagtcattgtttttacctccacaCCAGTGCCCCACACACCCCCTTCCCGCTACCACCACTTATCCCAAGTATAACAGAGCCTGCAGACCCGTGACTATATTATCAAAAACCAATGCAGTGCAGCGTTGAATATATATGATGGCTGAGCCTCCACTGCTCACTAACAGCTCTCCAAGAGAAGAAAAATCTCATCTCCTACTTATTTTTAATCTGTGCCCTAGTTTTagtttaaaatgtgttgctggaacacattttcagctctgatcgccagcatctgcggtcctcactttctcctagttttagTTTAGTCTCCCTCACAAGAGGGAACATGCTCCCAGTATTCACCCTGTCAAGTTCTGTCAGAAGCTCACCAGTATCAATGAGACccccttactcttctaaactgtgAACACCCAaactctcaacctttcttcaccaACCTCTTGGTAAAAATACCCAACTTCA
Above is a window of Hemiscyllium ocellatum isolate sHemOce1 chromosome 17, sHemOce1.pat.X.cur, whole genome shotgun sequence DNA encoding:
- the ciao2b gene encoding cytosolic iron-sulfur assembly component 2B → MAAGARLENANPLIYGRSSERPLTAREQEEEAVDTIDNREIFDLIRSINDPEHPLSLEELNVVEQLRVNVVDHENSVSVAFTPTIPHCSMATLIGLSIKVKLLRSLPARFKVDVHITPGTHASENAVNKQLADKERVAAALENSHLLEVVNQCLSERL